The Castor canadensis chromosome X, mCasCan1.hap1v2, whole genome shotgun sequence genome includes a region encoding these proteins:
- the LOC109677633 gene encoding protein CEBPZOS-like — MARTMEPLAKKIFKGVLVAEFMGIFGAYFLFNKMNTSQDFRQIMSKKFPFILEVYYKSIEQSGMYGTREQDQEKWLGNKN; from the coding sequence ATGGCCCGTACCATGGAACCACTGGCAAAGAAGATCTTTAAAGGAGTTTTAGTAGCTGAATTTATGGGCATTTTTGGAgcatattttttgtttaataagatGAACACAAGCCAAGATTTCAGGCAAATAATGAGCAAGAAATTTCCCTTCATCTTGGAAGTTTATTACAAATCTATTGAACAGTCTGGAATGTATGGAACCAGAGAGCAAGACCAAGAAAAATGGCTGggtaacaaaaattaa